One Defluviimonas aquaemixtae DNA window includes the following coding sequences:
- a CDS encoding LLM class flavin-dependent oxidoreductase: MRFQLAINMERMDASRDMNEVARHTLEMVQMADRGGFSTVWAAEHHALEMTIAPNPFSILAWWAAHTDRIRLGTAVAVAAYWNPIKLAGEAGFVDLISGGRLEFGIGSGAYQREFDRMAPGLKQSDAWRYMQEMLPAVRALWKGDYEHDGEFWSFPTSTAVPKPVQSEVPVWVAARAPITYDYAVREGCNIMSWPLTRGMDEAETYMQRLEDAMAAHPGAKLPTMAMMRHTALYDRKEDWMVPVRAAQRQLGQFENLFKNLGDVKDGFPKQTPFDQLGNRAEYDPRMLHDNLMFGTPDEVIGKLRRYEEIGVDEFIYYASLGLGLAEQRRSLELFIDEVVPVFSSG, translated from the coding sequence ATGAGATTCCAGCTGGCGATCAACATGGAGCGCATGGACGCGAGCCGCGACATGAACGAGGTGGCGCGCCACACGCTCGAGATGGTGCAGATGGCCGACCGGGGCGGGTTCAGCACCGTCTGGGCGGCCGAGCATCACGCGCTAGAAATGACGATCGCGCCCAACCCGTTCTCGATCCTCGCTTGGTGGGCCGCGCATACCGACCGCATCCGGCTCGGCACCGCGGTCGCCGTCGCGGCCTACTGGAACCCCATCAAGCTCGCCGGTGAAGCCGGATTCGTCGACCTCATCTCGGGCGGGCGGCTGGAATTCGGCATCGGCTCGGGCGCCTATCAGCGCGAATTCGACCGCATGGCGCCGGGGCTGAAGCAGTCCGACGCCTGGCGCTACATGCAGGAGATGCTGCCGGCCGTCCGGGCGCTCTGGAAGGGCGACTACGAGCATGACGGCGAATTCTGGTCATTCCCGACCTCGACGGCCGTGCCGAAACCGGTTCAGTCGGAGGTCCCGGTCTGGGTCGCCGCGCGTGCACCGATCACCTACGACTACGCGGTCCGCGAAGGCTGCAACATCATGTCCTGGCCGCTCACGCGCGGGATGGACGAGGCAGAGACCTACATGCAACGGCTCGAGGACGCGATGGCGGCCCATCCCGGCGCGAAACTTCCGACCATGGCGATGATGCGCCACACCGCGCTCTACGACCGGAAGGAGGACTGGATGGTGCCCGTCCGCGCCGCCCAGCGCCAGCTCGGCCAGTTCGAGAACCTGTTCAAGAATCTCGGCGACGTGAAGGACGGCTTCCCGAAGCAAACCCCCTTCGACCAACTTGGGAACCGCGCGGAATACGACCCCAGGATGCTGCACGACAACCTGATGTTCGGGACGCCGGACGAGGTGATCGGGAAGCTGAGGCGTTACGAGGAGATCGGCGTGGACGAGTTCATCTACTACGCGAGCCTCGGCCTCGGCCTCGCCGAACAAAGGCGCTCGCTCGAACTCTTCATCGATGAGGTCGTCCCTGTGTTTTCGTCGGGCTGA
- a CDS encoding GMC family oxidoreductase: MAAPFDLNDDNVVVVIGTGAGGGVLANELAQKGVSVVALEAGGRYLPEDYINDEWESFGQLAWVDPRTTSGDWRVAKDFSGLPAWIVKAVGGTTTHWAGASIRFQPHEWKAKTTYGEVPGANLLDWPIDGDEMAPWYEKAEAKLGVTRTGEFPGLPGNNNYKVFEKGATALGYQEVHTGRMAINSIDNDERPACQQTGFCFQGCKWGAKWSAAYTDIPKGEATGNLEVRDHAHAARILHDDSGKVTGVEYFDKDGNLQMQRARIVCVAGNSFESPRLLLNSASAMFPDGLANSSGQVGRNYMRHTTGSVYAVFDKPVRMWRGTTMAGIIQDEARHDPSRGFVGGYELETLSLGLPFMAAFLDPGAWGREFTTALDAYDRMAGMWIVGEDMPQETNRVTLNHDVKDQWGLPVANVNFSDHPNDIAMRNHAYGQGIKIYEAVGATRTFPTPPYPSTHNLGTNRMSDNPRDGVVNKWGQTHDIANLFVSDGSQFTTGAAENPTLTIVALAIRQADHIASEISARAI, encoded by the coding sequence ATGGCTGCACCTTTTGACCTGAACGACGACAACGTGGTCGTCGTCATCGGCACCGGCGCGGGCGGCGGCGTTCTGGCGAACGAACTTGCCCAGAAGGGCGTGAGCGTCGTGGCCCTCGAGGCCGGCGGGCGCTACCTGCCCGAGGATTACATCAACGACGAATGGGAAAGCTTCGGCCAGCTCGCATGGGTCGATCCGCGAACGACGTCGGGCGACTGGCGGGTTGCGAAGGATTTTTCGGGCCTGCCTGCCTGGATCGTCAAGGCGGTGGGTGGCACCACGACCCATTGGGCCGGCGCCTCGATCCGCTTCCAGCCGCACGAGTGGAAGGCGAAGACCACCTATGGCGAGGTGCCGGGCGCGAACCTTCTCGACTGGCCGATCGACGGCGACGAGATGGCGCCCTGGTATGAGAAGGCCGAGGCCAAGCTCGGCGTCACGCGCACCGGGGAATTCCCCGGCTTGCCCGGCAACAACAACTACAAGGTGTTCGAGAAGGGCGCGACGGCGCTCGGCTACCAGGAGGTCCATACCGGCCGGATGGCGATCAACTCCATCGACAACGATGAACGTCCCGCCTGCCAGCAGACCGGCTTTTGCTTCCAGGGCTGCAAGTGGGGTGCCAAGTGGTCGGCCGCCTACACCGACATTCCGAAGGGCGAGGCGACGGGCAATCTTGAAGTGCGCGACCACGCCCATGCCGCGCGCATCCTGCACGACGACAGCGGCAAGGTCACCGGCGTCGAGTATTTCGACAAGGACGGCAACCTGCAGATGCAGAGGGCGCGGATCGTCTGCGTCGCCGGCAACTCGTTCGAAAGCCCGCGGCTTCTGCTGAACTCCGCTTCGGCGATGTTCCCCGACGGGCTCGCCAATTCCTCGGGACAGGTCGGGCGCAACTACATGCGGCACACGACCGGCTCGGTCTATGCCGTGTTCGACAAGCCCGTGCGGATGTGGCGCGGCACGACCATGGCCGGCATCATCCAGGACGAAGCGCGGCACGATCCGAGCCGCGGTTTCGTCGGCGGCTACGAACTCGAGACCCTGTCGCTCGGCCTGCCGTTCATGGCCGCGTTCCTCGATCCTGGCGCCTGGGGGCGGGAATTCACGACCGCGCTCGACGCCTACGACCGCATGGCAGGCATGTGGATCGTGGGCGAGGACATGCCGCAAGAGACGAACCGCGTCACGCTCAATCACGACGTCAAGGACCAGTGGGGACTGCCCGTCGCGAACGTCAACTTCTCGGACCACCCGAACGACATCGCGATGCGCAACCACGCATATGGCCAGGGCATCAAGATCTACGAGGCGGTCGGCGCGACGAGGACATTTCCGACGCCGCCCTATCCGTCGACGCACAATCTGGGCACCAACCGGATGAGCGATAACCCGCGCGACGGCGTCGTGAACAAGTGGGGCCAGACCCACGACATCGCGAACCTCTTCGTTTCGGATGGGTCACAATTCACGACCGGCGCAGCCGAAAACCCGACTCTCACGATTGTCGCACTTGCCATTCGGCAGGCGGACCATATCGCAAGTGAGATATCGGCGCGCGCGATCTGA
- a CDS encoding PQQ-dependent sugar dehydrogenase, which translates to MTRLLSTIAAAALVAGAAEAQTANVPDNLDKLSNFQKTGVTEFTFVEQGGDYADGIRANLERVEMPPGFKIELYAVAPDARHMAVGPQGVVTFVGTRKDKVWAVTDRNKDRVADEVKDFAPSLTFSIPNGPCFSKDGFLYIAEQNRVLLFPAAEFFYESPDVAAFNLIKKGELIPPEEESFNHTARVCKIGPDNKIYISLGQPFNVAPPEKLELYGQVGIGGMIRLNLDGTGREVYTYGIRNSVGHDFHPVTGELWFTDNQVDGMGDDIPPGEINRQTAVGQHFGHPWYGGGDVRTNEYKDEEVTVDAVMPAVETVAHAADLGMDFYTGSMFPADYKNAIFSAQHGSWNRTTPVGARVMVTKIDDEGNATTEPFAEGWLDAATGEYLGRPVDVAELPDGSILVSDDLAGALYRISYEAPAQ; encoded by the coding sequence ATGACACGACTTCTATCAACAATTGCCGCAGCAGCGCTCGTTGCTGGCGCGGCTGAAGCACAGACGGCAAATGTTCCTGACAACCTGGACAAACTCTCGAACTTCCAGAAGACCGGAGTGACGGAATTCACCTTTGTCGAGCAAGGCGGCGACTATGCCGACGGCATCCGCGCGAACCTCGAACGCGTCGAGATGCCGCCAGGCTTCAAAATCGAGCTCTACGCCGTCGCCCCCGACGCCCGCCACATGGCAGTTGGGCCGCAAGGCGTCGTCACGTTCGTCGGCACCCGCAAGGACAAGGTCTGGGCAGTGACCGACCGCAACAAGGACCGCGTGGCGGACGAGGTGAAGGACTTCGCCCCCTCGCTGACTTTCTCGATCCCGAACGGCCCGTGCTTCTCGAAGGACGGATTTCTCTACATCGCCGAACAGAACCGCGTCCTTCTATTCCCCGCGGCCGAGTTCTTCTATGAAAGCCCCGACGTGGCGGCCTTCAACCTGATCAAGAAGGGCGAGTTGATCCCACCCGAGGAGGAGTCGTTCAACCACACTGCCCGGGTCTGCAAGATCGGGCCGGACAACAAGATCTACATCTCGCTCGGCCAGCCTTTCAACGTTGCCCCACCCGAGAAGCTCGAACTCTACGGGCAGGTGGGCATCGGCGGCATGATCCGGCTGAATCTCGATGGCACGGGGCGTGAGGTCTACACCTACGGCATCCGCAACTCGGTCGGCCACGACTTTCACCCGGTCACGGGCGAACTTTGGTTCACCGACAACCAGGTCGACGGCATGGGCGACGACATCCCTCCGGGCGAGATTAACCGTCAGACCGCCGTTGGCCAGCACTTCGGCCACCCGTGGTACGGCGGCGGCGACGTACGCACCAACGAATACAAAGACGAGGAAGTGACGGTCGACGCCGTGATGCCCGCGGTGGAAACTGTGGCCCATGCCGCCGATTTAGGCATGGACTTCTACACCGGCTCGATGTTCCCCGCCGACTACAAGAACGCGATCTTTTCCGCCCAGCACGGGTCCTGGAACCGGACGACTCCGGTCGGTGCCCGCGTGATGGTCACGAAGATCGACGATGAGGGCAATGCCACCACCGAGCCCTTCGCCGAAGGCTGGCTCGACGCGGCCACGGGCGAATATCTGGGTCGCCCGGTCGACGTGGCTGAGTTGCCAGACGGCTCTATCCTGGTCTCCGACGACCTGGCCGGTGCGCTCTACCGCATCAGTTACGAGGCGCCCGCGCAATGA
- a CDS encoding sensor histidine kinase encodes MWSLRQRAILGGLIWAGIAIAIGGVALFYFFDTLTQRRFDEALLDRYIQVVSALGNSGGEPELVESFLNDPAYQRPYSGRYWQITGADDTAVASRSLFDSLLPDHSDASAEVQFWTGTGPQSLVRGAYGLVSLEDGADWVVNVAESLSALELERQRIRQSLLTTFALIGALGVAGTILQTSAILRPLNKLREDVAHRWDRDEFLEPRDYPEEVAPLVTDINTLLERNREIVERGRRQAADLAHALKTPSAILRNELNALAECNVDVNNARSALDRVDAQLQRSLARTRAANSGASAQRQTELRTSVERLARLFRSMHDRAAKTLRFEFAPDLRVPMDMQDIEEILGNILENAFHWAKATVQLTAGRTEQEVWIRIEDDGPGIPEVDRREALRSGGRLDTSAPGTGIGLAIVADLAQAYGGAIALDASDTLGGLSVLISIPSAQGLGISG; translated from the coding sequence ATGTGGTCACTACGTCAACGCGCGATCCTCGGCGGCCTGATCTGGGCCGGAATCGCGATCGCCATCGGCGGTGTTGCTCTTTTCTACTTCTTCGACACTCTGACGCAACGGCGCTTTGATGAGGCGCTCCTGGATCGCTACATTCAGGTTGTCTCCGCGCTGGGCAACAGCGGCGGCGAGCCGGAGCTTGTCGAAAGTTTTCTGAACGACCCGGCTTATCAGCGCCCTTATTCGGGCCGCTACTGGCAGATCACCGGGGCCGATGACACCGCTGTCGCGTCGCGATCGCTGTTCGATTCATTGCTGCCCGACCACTCGGACGCTTCCGCGGAGGTTCAGTTCTGGACGGGCACCGGGCCGCAAAGCTTGGTTCGCGGCGCCTACGGGCTTGTCAGTCTGGAAGACGGCGCGGATTGGGTCGTGAACGTGGCGGAGTCGCTCTCCGCGCTCGAACTCGAGCGGCAGAGGATCCGGCAAAGCCTGCTCACGACCTTCGCCTTGATAGGGGCGCTCGGCGTCGCGGGAACGATTCTTCAGACGTCCGCCATTCTGAGGCCGCTGAACAAGCTTAGAGAAGATGTAGCGCATCGCTGGGACCGCGACGAATTTCTAGAGCCCAGAGATTACCCCGAAGAGGTCGCGCCTCTCGTCACCGACATAAACACGCTGCTCGAACGTAATCGCGAGATCGTCGAGCGCGGGCGTCGGCAGGCGGCCGATCTAGCGCACGCGCTAAAGACGCCTTCAGCGATTTTGCGCAACGAACTCAACGCGCTTGCCGAATGTAACGTCGACGTGAATAACGCTCGGAGCGCGCTCGACCGGGTCGATGCCCAGCTGCAGCGTTCGCTGGCACGGACACGCGCGGCCAATAGCGGGGCTTCGGCGCAGCGCCAGACCGAGCTTCGCACCTCGGTCGAGCGGCTCGCCCGGCTTTTCCGCTCGATGCACGATCGTGCCGCGAAGACACTCCGCTTTGAGTTCGCGCCAGATTTGCGGGTGCCGATGGACATGCAGGACATCGAAGAGATCCTCGGGAACATTCTTGAAAACGCCTTCCATTGGGCGAAGGCGACGGTGCAGCTGACGGCCGGGCGCACCGAGCAGGAGGTCTGGATCAGGATCGAGGACGATGGCCCGGGCATTCCGGAAGTCGACCGCCGCGAAGCGCTCAGATCGGGCGGGCGCCTCGACACGTCCGCGCCCGGAACTGGGATCGGGCTCGCCATCGTTGCCGATCTCGCGCAGGCCTATGGCGGCGCTATCGCGCTTGACGCCTCCGACACACTCGGTGGGCTAAGCGTCCTGATCTCCATACCCTCGGCGCAAGGGCTGGGGATATCTGGCTGA
- a CDS encoding PepSY domain-containing protein, with amino-acid sequence MRELGQQELRQSVKAGQSLSLQRILAAIPKTVSGEPVDVRAFDAGRIYYHVLVMRPNGKLASVVVDAATGQMVSGNSAQAKAVREAARTSSGNNGKKVGQSASKTKGKSGSKGNSDKAGNNGNSGGNGGGNGGGNGGGNGGGNGGGNGGGGGGKK; translated from the coding sequence GTGAGAGAACTCGGTCAGCAGGAGTTGCGTCAGAGTGTGAAGGCGGGCCAGAGCCTGAGCCTTCAAAGGATTCTCGCAGCCATTCCCAAGACGGTATCCGGGGAGCCGGTCGATGTCCGGGCCTTTGATGCGGGCAGGATCTACTACCATGTTCTGGTCATGCGGCCGAACGGCAAGCTCGCCAGCGTCGTCGTGGATGCTGCAACTGGTCAGATGGTGTCGGGAAATTCCGCCCAGGCAAAGGCCGTGCGCGAGGCTGCCCGCACAAGCTCTGGCAACAATGGAAAGAAGGTCGGACAGAGCGCCAGCAAGACGAAGGGCAAGTCTGGCAGCAAGGGTAACTCCGACAAAGCGGGCAACAACGGTAACAGCGGTGGCAACGGCGGTGGCAACGGCGGTGGCAATGGTGGTGGCAACGGCGGCGGCAACGGCGGTGGCAATGGTGGTGGCGGCGGCGGCAAGAAATAG
- a CDS encoding GlxA family transcriptional regulator → MSKGRTTEAPDSAPERMSFLVVPRFNMSTLITMIEVMRVANYLSPAPLYSWEIVSFDGADVPSSNGLSLAARPPDDRNRRGETVFVLASWNAEAYSNARTLNWLRRHARTGMRVCAVELGCYLVARAGLLSGNLATTHWSWMSGFQEQFDDVSVVEQLFTIDGQMMTCAGGLAGVDLVLKLVGDAHGERLAQEVADQMLYHPIRLAEAPQRRPIGRGQETLSPIVRDAIALIEQHIAEPMPVPEVADRLGVSQRQLERQFKARVGCTVVQFGLLLRLQHARVLLIATELSVREIATASGFNTLSHFAYSFGRRFGRRPSDYRQAWPEKDAAPSWPGTLAKFLEALENQGTAKPFQVLRKSGA, encoded by the coding sequence ATGTCGAAAGGCCGCACCACCGAAGCCCCAGACTCTGCGCCTGAAAGGATGTCGTTCCTCGTCGTCCCGCGCTTCAACATGTCGACCCTGATCACGATGATCGAGGTCATGCGGGTTGCGAACTACCTTTCGCCCGCGCCGCTCTATTCGTGGGAGATTGTGTCATTTGATGGAGCCGACGTTCCGTCATCGAACGGGTTGTCGCTTGCGGCGCGGCCCCCCGACGACCGCAATCGCCGTGGCGAAACCGTTTTCGTGCTGGCGAGCTGGAATGCCGAGGCCTACAGTAACGCGAGAACGCTGAACTGGCTTCGGCGTCACGCACGGACCGGCATGCGCGTCTGCGCAGTGGAACTTGGCTGCTACCTGGTGGCGCGAGCGGGGCTCCTTTCGGGCAACCTTGCAACGACGCATTGGTCCTGGATGTCCGGATTTCAGGAGCAGTTCGACGACGTTTCGGTCGTAGAGCAGCTGTTTACCATCGACGGCCAAATGATGACCTGCGCGGGCGGGCTCGCCGGGGTCGACCTCGTGCTGAAGCTCGTCGGCGACGCGCATGGCGAGCGTCTTGCCCAAGAGGTCGCTGACCAGATGCTGTATCACCCGATCCGCCTCGCGGAGGCGCCGCAGCGGCGGCCAATCGGCCGCGGCCAGGAGACGCTTTCACCGATCGTGCGTGACGCCATCGCCCTGATCGAGCAACACATCGCCGAGCCTATGCCGGTGCCAGAGGTCGCAGACCGGCTCGGCGTGTCGCAACGCCAACTCGAGCGGCAGTTCAAGGCCAGAGTGGGCTGTACGGTGGTGCAGTTCGGACTGCTCCTGCGCCTGCAGCACGCTCGTGTGCTGCTGATCGCAACCGAGCTTTCCGTGCGCGAGATCGCGACGGCTTCGGGCTTCAACACGCTGTCGCATTTCGCTTACTCTTTCGGGAGGCGCTTTGGGCGACGTCCTTCGGATTACCGGCAGGCCTGGCCAGAAAAGGACGCCGCACCGAGTTGGCCTGGTACGCTGGCAAAGTTTCTCGAAGCGCTCGAGAACCAAGGAACGGCGAAGCCTTTTCAAGTCCTGCGCAAGTCAGGGGCGTAG
- a CDS encoding Twin-arginine translocation pathway signal: MTNATSPRGLSRRQLLSRASAAGASFVIGTGFMAAKDAAWATELSALKPETFATLVQMARDIYPHDRAGDKFYVVAVKGYDTAEAAPGIEAGIEGLNAAARGKGFDSYLGMGWERDRVDILRSMEDSPFFQQIRGGLVTGLYNQKEVWPIFGYEGESFSEGGYIDRGFDDINWL, encoded by the coding sequence ATGACCAACGCAACCAGCCCCCGCGGCCTGAGCAGGCGACAGCTTCTGTCTCGCGCCAGCGCCGCAGGCGCATCCTTCGTGATCGGGACCGGCTTCATGGCCGCGAAGGACGCCGCCTGGGCGACCGAGCTTTCGGCACTCAAGCCCGAAACATTCGCGACTCTGGTCCAGATGGCGCGCGACATCTACCCGCACGACCGGGCGGGCGACAAATTTTATGTCGTCGCGGTGAAGGGCTACGACACGGCCGAAGCCGCGCCGGGGATCGAGGCAGGAATCGAGGGGCTGAACGCCGCCGCGCGCGGCAAGGGCTTCGACAGCTATCTCGGCATGGGCTGGGAACGCGACCGGGTCGACATCCTCCGCTCGATGGAGGACAGCCCGTTCTTCCAGCAGATCCGCGGCGGTCTTGTGACCGGCCTCTACAACCAGAAAGAGGTCTGGCCGATCTTCGGCTACGAGGGCGAAAGCTTCAGCGAGGGCGGCTACATCGACCGCGGCTTCGACGACATTAACTGGCTATGA
- a CDS encoding VOC family protein: protein MPKTIHTMIRVLDEHTSVAFYEKAFGLKVADRLDFPDFTLVYMRNPESEFELELTINKGRTESYDLGDGYGHLAVSVEDLDAEHARFEAEGLSPRKLVEFAPAGKRIARFFFVADPDGYQVEVLERGGRFK, encoded by the coding sequence GTGCCAAAGACAATCCATACCATGATTCGCGTCCTGGACGAGCACACGTCGGTCGCGTTCTACGAAAAAGCATTTGGTCTGAAAGTGGCCGACCGGCTGGATTTCCCCGACTTCACGCTCGTCTACATGCGCAATCCGGAGAGCGAGTTCGAGCTTGAACTAACGATCAACAAGGGCCGGACCGAATCTTACGATCTGGGCGACGGCTACGGCCATCTCGCGGTGTCCGTCGAGGATCTCGACGCCGAACATGCACGGTTCGAAGCCGAGGGCCTGAGCCCGCGCAAACTCGTGGAATTCGCGCCGGCCGGCAAGCGCATCGCCCGCTTCTTCTTCGTCGCGGACCCCGATGGATACCAGGTCGAGGTTCTCGAACGCGGCGGGCGCTTCAAGTGA
- a CDS encoding ribbon-helix-helix domain-containing protein yields MCHVFAGQDPRLYASETRRLRLNGQSTSIRLERSFWAILDEIAESEGVTTPTFVSRLHAEVLELRGEPSNFTSLLRCACLTFIESAPITRPTVMAAE; encoded by the coding sequence ATGTGCCATGTCTTTGCCGGGCAGGACCCCCGGCTCTACGCAAGTGAAACACGCCGTCTTCGTCTAAATGGCCAGAGCACCAGCATCCGGCTGGAAAGATCCTTCTGGGCAATCCTCGATGAAATCGCCGAATCCGAAGGCGTCACGACACCAACTTTCGTCTCGAGGCTTCATGCCGAAGTTCTGGAGCTTCGTGGCGAGCCGTCGAACTTTACGTCGCTATTGCGCTGTGCCTGTCTGACGTTCATCGAGTCTGCCCCGATCACACGGCCAACGGTGATGGCGGCCGAGTAG
- a CDS encoding response regulator, with protein sequence MRILIAEDETVLCEQIKRVLTSEGYALDTAHDGEEAAHLGATEPYDMIILDLGLPKKDGISILKEWRSQSVETPVLILTARDGWADRVDGLDAGADDYMSKPFYMPELSARVRALLRRKSGISNPVFKKGSIEFDTRTKRVLMGGFPVELTSQEVAVLSYLVHNIGRLVSRTELSDHIYEYDGDRDSNTIAVFVTRLRKKLGAELIETVRGLGYRIDSD encoded by the coding sequence ATGCGCATTCTGATCGCCGAAGACGAGACCGTTCTGTGTGAGCAGATCAAGCGTGTCCTGACGTCGGAAGGCTACGCTCTCGACACGGCGCATGACGGCGAGGAAGCGGCCCATCTCGGCGCAACCGAGCCATACGACATGATCATCCTGGACCTCGGGCTGCCCAAGAAGGACGGCATCTCCATTCTCAAGGAATGGCGCAGCCAAAGTGTCGAGACGCCTGTCCTGATCCTGACGGCGCGGGACGGCTGGGCCGACCGGGTCGATGGCCTCGATGCGGGCGCGGACGACTACATGTCGAAGCCTTTCTACATGCCCGAGCTTTCAGCGCGCGTTCGTGCGCTCCTGCGCCGAAAGTCGGGCATCTCCAATCCAGTCTTCAAGAAGGGAAGCATCGAATTCGACACGCGCACGAAACGCGTGTTGATGGGTGGGTTCCCTGTGGAACTGACTTCCCAGGAGGTCGCCGTCCTGTCCTACCTTGTGCACAATATCGGTAGGCTGGTGTCGCGCACGGAGCTGTCGGACCATATCTACGAATACGACGGTGACCGGGATTCGAACACGATCGCGGTGTTCGTGACCCGGCTGCGCAAGAAGCTCGGCGCCGAGTTGATCGAAACGGTGCGCGGCCTCGGCTACCGGATCGACAGCGACTGA
- a CDS encoding GntR family transcriptional regulator, translated as MESIKTPKTLVEQTYEILLDAICTGELAPGERLAQDQIAAKLNVSRQPVNSAISILKANRFVEDTGRRGVIVSQVDTNLFRSIYEFRSVIEPFAVTLAGARLTENARMEAELSIGRGRQAASRRDALGLLRADVEFHSMIYRWSGNPVIENSMQVNWHHIRRSMAQVLRDPDAAAPVWDEHEAIVEALLAGRTKDAAALMKRHIEGAYRQIVAATSAEA; from the coding sequence ATGGAATCGATCAAAACGCCCAAAACGCTGGTCGAGCAGACCTATGAAATCCTGCTCGATGCGATTTGCACCGGCGAACTCGCACCCGGCGAGCGCCTTGCTCAGGACCAGATCGCGGCGAAACTGAACGTGTCGCGGCAGCCAGTGAACAGCGCCATTTCAATCCTGAAGGCCAACCGCTTTGTCGAAGACACGGGCCGGCGCGGCGTCATCGTTTCTCAGGTCGACACGAACCTGTTCCGGTCGATCTATGAATTTCGCTCCGTGATCGAGCCCTTTGCCGTCACGCTGGCCGGCGCTCGGCTGACAGAAAACGCGCGGATGGAGGCCGAGCTTTCGATCGGCCGGGGCAGGCAGGCGGCGAGCAGGCGCGACGCGCTTGGCCTCCTGCGCGCGGATGTCGAGTTTCACAGCATGATCTACCGATGGAGCGGCAATCCCGTCATCGAGAACTCGATGCAGGTCAACTGGCATCACATCCGGCGTTCGATGGCTCAGGTACTGCGCGATCCGGACGCCGCGGCACCGGTCTGGGACGAACACGAGGCAATCGTCGAGGCGCTGCTCGCAGGTCGTACCAAAGATGCGGCGGCACTTATGAAGCGGCATATTGAAGGGGCCTACAGACAGATCGTTGCAGCAACATCCGCTGAAGCTTGA
- a CDS encoding c-type cytochrome, protein MRAVSAMVLGGAVLAGAALSQGAGDPASGKVLAGQCRTCHGIDGFAKIPIAPHIGGEPASYIAAQLTAFRDGARAHEMMSVVAKSLSDEQIADLAAWYASHTVTATLSADPADAPEICVDCHGADGIGVTEDVPNLAAETNIYTDTQLKAFRSGKRVHEVMTPIAQNLTDDEIRAAADWYSSVSLSIEASQ, encoded by the coding sequence ATGAGGGCAGTGAGCGCTATGGTTCTCGGCGGGGCCGTCCTCGCCGGGGCCGCCTTGTCCCAGGGGGCGGGAGATCCCGCGTCGGGCAAAGTGCTAGCAGGCCAGTGTCGGACCTGCCACGGGATCGACGGCTTCGCTAAGATCCCGATCGCGCCGCATATCGGCGGCGAGCCTGCCTCATACATCGCCGCCCAGCTTACCGCTTTCCGCGACGGCGCGCGGGCGCATGAAATGATGTCTGTCGTGGCCAAATCACTGAGCGACGAGCAAATCGCTGACCTCGCCGCCTGGTACGCGTCGCACACGGTGACCGCAACGCTCTCCGCCGATCCCGCCGACGCGCCGGAGATTTGCGTGGACTGTCACGGCGCAGACGGAATTGGCGTGACGGAGGACGTGCCAAACCTCGCCGCCGAAACGAATATCTACACCGATACCCAACTCAAGGCGTTCCGCTCGGGCAAGCGGGTACATGAAGTGATGACGCCTATCGCCCAGAATCTCACGGACGACGAGATTCGTGCGGCAGCCGACTGGTATTCGTCCGTTTCGCTGTCGATCGAGGCCAGCCAATAA